The Elusimicrobiota bacterium genome window below encodes:
- the tcmP gene encoding three-Cys-motif partner protein TcmP → MGQTELKFDEIGRWSEIKLEIIKEYATAYSTILAAQKGLSHVYIDAFSGPGVHISKVTGKFIPGSPTNALNVQPPFKEYFFIDLDKKKLSELAEQAKKHSNVHIFEGNCNEILLSKVFPKVRYADYRRGLCLLDPYGLHLKWDVIYKAGQEKSLELFLNFPVMDMNQNVLWHNPQGTAPVHIQRMNDFWGDESWRKIAFSPDLFGQDIKVSDNRTIASAFQDRLIKVAGFAHVPEPMPMRNSKGAIVYYLFFASPNKTGNKIIKDIFEKYGGEEYQWR, encoded by the coding sequence ATGGGGCAAACTGAACTCAAATTTGACGAAATTGGGCGATGGTCCGAAATTAAGCTTGAAATTATCAAGGAGTACGCCACTGCTTATTCCACTATCCTGGCGGCGCAAAAAGGACTCTCGCATGTCTATATTGATGCTTTCTCTGGCCCCGGCGTTCACATATCGAAAGTAACAGGAAAATTTATACCGGGCAGTCCGACGAATGCCCTTAATGTCCAACCGCCATTTAAAGAGTATTTTTTCATAGACCTGGATAAGAAAAAACTTTCGGAGTTGGCCGAGCAAGCCAAAAAACATTCCAATGTCCATATTTTTGAAGGCAATTGCAACGAAATACTATTAAGCAAAGTTTTTCCAAAGGTGCGATATGCGGACTACCGAAGGGGTCTCTGCCTGCTTGATCCCTACGGGTTGCATTTGAAATGGGATGTTATCTACAAAGCTGGGCAAGAAAAAAGCCTGGAATTATTTTTGAATTTCCCTGTTATGGATATGAATCAAAATGTCCTTTGGCACAATCCTCAAGGGACAGCTCCGGTTCACATTCAACGCATGAATGATTTTTGGGGGGATGAATCCTGGCGCAAAATCGCATTTTCCCCGGACCTATTTGGTCAAGACATAAAGGTAAGTGACAATAGGACCATAGCCTCTGCTTTTCAAGATCGTTTGATAAAAGTGGCGGGATTTGCCCATGTGCCGGAACCTATGCCCATGAGAAATTCAAAAGGAGCTATTGTTTATTATCTTTTTTTTGCTTCCCCAAATAAAACGGGTAATAAAATTATCAAAGATATTTTTGAGAAATATGGGGGCGAAGAATACCAATGGCGTTAA
- a CDS encoding methyltransferase domain-containing protein, which yields MTNGAQRPSNLREHASWNEAMAGRYDPDAFINKTSWPIRWMESLRLKKTCRALEPRPGDLVLDLGCGSGNLIELLANTQAVGVDLSQRLLNQAKSRLRSHPNAYLVKAPGECLPFADGTFDRIVCSEMLEHVLKPEAVLKEMSRVAKAQAKIVITLPNETIINRIKRLVLALGLKKILAKDYPMSDDMLQQWHLHEVDRPWLERQLNGGTLRLTSESTAPGPWAPFHYIFCLEKAPVSSSKK from the coding sequence GTGACCAACGGCGCCCAACGGCCATCCAATCTCCGGGAACATGCTTCCTGGAACGAAGCGATGGCCGGCCGTTACGACCCGGACGCGTTCATCAACAAGACAAGCTGGCCCATTCGCTGGATGGAATCTCTGCGCTTAAAAAAAACTTGCCGGGCTCTGGAACCGCGCCCGGGAGACCTTGTTCTTGATTTAGGCTGCGGCTCCGGCAACTTGATCGAATTGCTGGCGAACACCCAAGCCGTCGGCGTTGATTTATCCCAACGGCTGCTCAATCAAGCCAAGAGCCGGCTGCGCTCTCACCCGAACGCGTATCTGGTCAAGGCGCCGGGGGAATGCCTGCCCTTCGCCGATGGAACCTTCGACCGAATCGTCTGCTCCGAGATGCTCGAACACGTTCTAAAACCCGAGGCCGTCTTAAAAGAAATGAGCCGCGTGGCCAAAGCGCAGGCTAAAATCGTCATTACCCTGCCCAATGAAACCATCATCAACCGGATCAAACGCCTTGTGTTGGCCCTCGGCTTAAAAAAGATTCTGGCCAAGGACTACCCCATGTCGGATGACATGCTGCAACAATGGCACCTTCATGAGGTCGACCGGCCATGGCTCGAGCGCCAACTCAACGGCGGCACCCTGCGCCTAACGTCGGAATCAACCGCGCCCGGCCCCTGGGCGCCGTTTCATTACATTTTCTGCTTGGAAAAGGCCCCGGTCAGCTCATCGAAAAAATAA
- the yajC gene encoding preprotein translocase subunit YajC produces the protein MRIRHCLFSAVLTLGPVAAWAQNQAADPRNSPMGMLISFLPILAFGAIFYFLLFRPQQQAQKERQKMLAAVGRNDKVLTSGGIYATVVGIRGDILDVKIADNVKVEINRSFVSKVIAATNGTAQAAAAEKKS, from the coding sequence ATGCGAATAAGGCATTGTCTCTTTAGCGCTGTTTTAACCCTTGGCCCCGTTGCCGCTTGGGCTCAAAATCAGGCGGCCGATCCCAGGAATTCGCCCATGGGCATGTTGATCAGTTTTCTGCCTATCTTGGCTTTCGGCGCCATTTTCTATTTTCTTTTATTCCGGCCCCAGCAGCAGGCGCAAAAAGAGCGCCAGAAAATGCTGGCCGCCGTCGGGCGCAACGACAAAGTCTTAACCAGCGGCGGCATTTACGCCACAGTGGTCGGCATCCGCGGCGATATTTTGGACGTCAAGATCGCCGACAATGTCAAAGTGGAAATCAACCGCAGTTTTGTCTCCAAGGTCATTGCCGCAACCAACGGCACAGCCCAAGCCGCCGCCGCTGAAAAAAAATCATAA
- the tgt gene encoding tRNA guanosine(34) transglycosylase Tgt, with amino-acid sequence MKFEALKNSSGLARVGRVTLANGLSFKTPAFMPVATQASVKALGVDDLKAAHVRMLLSNTYHLVLRPGLAVIQRAGGLHRFMNWDGGILTDSGGFQVMSLNHLVRLSEEGASFRSHIDGQLWKFTPESVIEAQMILGSDAVTCLDVCSAYPVAADESRQALEMTLRWSERAKKRFDGFQAQGQGEDVMLFGIVQGGFDEVLRREAVQRMAGMGFEAFALGGLSVGEPKELTWAMTETICRFLQESSAPRYLMGVGDPLDFWEACRRGVDLMDCVLPTRNARNGQALTSLGKLYVKNRDFRDDNGPLDPECPCLTCRSHSRAYLAHLYHAGELLLYRLLSLHNIAFMIRLAEKIQQAIEADRLDAAFNEFRRNYANKALSL; translated from the coding sequence GTGAAATTTGAAGCCTTAAAAAACTCTTCCGGCTTGGCGCGGGTGGGCCGGGTGACGCTTGCCAACGGCCTGAGTTTTAAAACCCCGGCCTTTATGCCCGTGGCCACCCAGGCCTCGGTCAAGGCCTTGGGCGTGGATGATTTAAAGGCCGCTCACGTGCGCATGCTCCTGTCCAATACCTATCATCTGGTTTTGCGTCCGGGTTTGGCAGTGATTCAGCGCGCCGGAGGGCTTCATCGTTTCATGAATTGGGACGGGGGCATTTTGACCGATTCCGGCGGTTTCCAGGTCATGAGCCTGAATCATCTGGTGCGCTTGAGCGAAGAAGGAGCCTCTTTTCGTTCGCATATCGACGGACAGCTTTGGAAATTCACGCCGGAGAGCGTCATCGAAGCTCAAATGATTTTGGGTTCGGATGCCGTCACCTGCCTTGATGTGTGCAGCGCTTATCCGGTTGCCGCGGATGAGTCCCGGCAAGCTCTTGAGATGACGCTGCGCTGGTCCGAACGCGCCAAGAAACGTTTTGACGGTTTTCAAGCTCAGGGTCAGGGCGAAGATGTGATGTTATTCGGCATTGTTCAGGGCGGATTTGACGAAGTCTTGAGGCGAGAAGCGGTTCAACGAATGGCGGGCATGGGATTTGAGGCCTTTGCCTTGGGCGGACTTTCGGTTGGCGAGCCCAAGGAATTGACTTGGGCCATGACCGAGACGATTTGCCGTTTTTTGCAGGAATCGTCCGCGCCGCGGTATTTAATGGGTGTGGGCGATCCTTTGGATTTCTGGGAAGCCTGTCGAAGAGGCGTTGATTTGATGGATTGCGTTTTGCCTACGCGAAACGCCAGAAACGGACAGGCCTTAACCAGCCTGGGCAAACTTTATGTCAAAAATCGCGATTTTCGCGATGATAATGGACCGCTTGATCCCGAATGCCCGTGTTTGACCTGCCGGAGCCACTCGCGGGCCTACCTGGCGCATTTGTACCATGCCGGGGAATTGCTTCTTTATCGCCTTCTTTCTTTACACAATATAGCCTTTATGATACGATTGGCCGAGAAGATTCAGCAGGCGATCGAAGCCGATCGCCTGGACGCGGCTTTCAACGAATTTCGGAGGAATTATGCGAATAAGGCATTGTCTCTTTAG
- a CDS encoding S-adenosylmethionine:tRNA ribosyltransferase-isomerase, which translates to MQVKQQVATAAFPVALEPSMPRDGCRLLIARRSGSAAEHIYFREIIKFFKPGDCLVVNMSRVFPARIPFWIGEKKGDLLLGGLPKTNGAALAKLESRHARRLSKNNGRVRFQDGSEGRIQITGFDEANGAYQITIETKSPWEALGEVPLPPYIVRSRKAAGFPELTPEDVERYQCVYASVPGSAACPTAGLHWTDQLLDELRGRGVTVARVVLHVGFASIVHGVGRDRVPVEEMAITSEEAEMINKVKTGGGRVFACGTSVVRALESAADEAGSLKPAEGPTELFIRPGHRFRIVDAMITNFHLPESTNFLMTQAFLGDALNLEKLYQEAAGKGYRFYSYGDAMLIL; encoded by the coding sequence ATGCAAGTCAAACAACAGGTAGCCACGGCGGCTTTTCCGGTTGCCCTGGAGCCCTCCATGCCCAGGGACGGGTGCCGGCTTTTGATTGCGCGCCGGAGCGGTTCTGCCGCCGAGCATATTTATTTTCGCGAGATCATTAAATTTTTCAAGCCCGGCGATTGTTTGGTCGTCAATATGTCGCGCGTGTTCCCGGCCAGAATCCCCTTCTGGATCGGCGAAAAAAAAGGGGATTTATTATTGGGCGGTTTGCCGAAGACAAACGGCGCGGCCTTGGCTAAATTGGAATCCCGGCATGCGCGCCGCCTTTCCAAAAATAACGGCCGCGTGCGTTTCCAAGACGGCAGCGAAGGCCGCATTCAAATTACCGGCTTCGATGAAGCGAACGGGGCTTATCAAATAACAATAGAGACCAAGTCGCCTTGGGAGGCCTTAGGCGAAGTGCCCCTGCCGCCTTATATCGTGCGCTCAAGAAAGGCCGCGGGCTTTCCCGAATTGACGCCCGAAGATGTCGAGCGTTATCAATGCGTTTATGCCTCGGTTCCCGGCTCAGCGGCCTGCCCCACGGCCGGACTTCATTGGACCGATCAGCTGTTGGATGAATTGCGCGGCCGGGGCGTGACTGTCGCTCGGGTCGTGCTTCACGTGGGTTTTGCTTCCATTGTTCACGGCGTGGGTCGCGACCGCGTGCCGGTCGAGGAAATGGCGATTACCAGCGAAGAGGCTGAAATGATCAATAAAGTCAAGACCGGGGGAGGGCGCGTGTTCGCTTGCGGAACCTCGGTCGTGCGCGCCTTGGAAAGCGCGGCGGATGAGGCCGGAAGTTTAAAACCAGCCGAAGGTCCGACCGAGCTGTTTATCCGTCCCGGCCACCGGTTTCGCATCGTTGACGCCATGATCACCAATTTTCATTTGCCCGAATCCACGAATTTTTTAATGACCCAGGCGTTTCTAGGCGATGCTTTGAATCTCGAGAAGCTGTATCAAGAAGCCGCGGGGAAAGGCTACCGCTTCTACAGCTACGGCGACGCCATGCTGATCCTGTGA
- a CDS encoding phage Gp37/Gp68 family protein: MALNSTIEWTDATWNPVTGCTKISPGCKYCYAERFAERFRGVPDHPFSQGFDLKLWPERLALPLQWKIPKRIFVNSMSDLFHKDVPDGFIAKVFETMLSAQWHTFQVLTKRSERMMIWTQNYSKQIGLLKMPPHVWLGVSVENDDYVSRIRNLQQVPAKIRFLSVEPLIGPVCLNKSRLKGIHWVIVGGESGPGARPMHPEWAQSIRRQCHEANVSFFFKQWGAFNVHGEHVGKKAAGRVLNGKIWNEMPSSA, encoded by the coding sequence ATGGCGTTAAATTCAACTATTGAGTGGACGGATGCTACGTGGAATCCGGTCACAGGTTGCACCAAAATTAGCCCCGGCTGCAAATACTGCTACGCAGAGAGATTCGCAGAGCGTTTTCGTGGCGTTCCAGATCATCCTTTCAGCCAAGGCTTTGATTTAAAACTTTGGCCGGAGCGTCTGGCGCTGCCGCTTCAATGGAAAATTCCAAAAAGAATTTTCGTTAATTCGATGTCCGATCTTTTCCATAAAGATGTGCCCGATGGATTCATTGCTAAAGTTTTTGAAACTATGCTTTCAGCTCAATGGCACACTTTCCAAGTACTAACCAAACGCTCTGAGCGCATGATGATCTGGACGCAAAATTACTCTAAGCAAATAGGACTATTAAAGATGCCGCCTCATGTCTGGCTCGGAGTCTCAGTGGAAAATGATGATTACGTATCAAGAATCCGCAATCTCCAGCAGGTTCCGGCGAAAATTCGTTTTCTTTCAGTTGAGCCCTTAATTGGTCCCGTGTGTCTAAATAAGTCACGCCTAAAGGGAATTCATTGGGTTATTGTGGGAGGTGAAAGCGGCCCAGGCGCGCGACCAATGCATCCTGAATGGGCTCAAAGTATTCGCCGCCAATGTCATGAGGCCAATGTGTCATTTTTCTTTAAACAATGGGGAGCTTTTAATGTTCATGGTGAGCATGTCGGCAAAAAAGCAGCTGGTAGAGTTTTAAATGGAAAAATTTGGAACGAAATGCCCTCATCAGCTTAA
- a CDS encoding SpoIID/LytB domain-containing protein, with the protein MKRRFIFFALFAWCVPAGAHEIRVLLDHISQGDLHVEVPEGGFTVTRQDGQIPVSQEGALRVADGLIVTSNDGRHLYWRGKPYRGRLEVTRMPDGRMGLVNVLDIEDYLYGVLASEVDTKTWPMEALKAQAVASRSYALHKIGMDPLASFNIGTKSSHQVYWGAGVEDTRAKEAVDETRGLVLLDDQGAVVAGYFHSCCGGRTEDIRDVWGGSVNNIISVSDFGSCQMSPHYSWATTLPLAELGAVLRRLGYTFHEPIKSFLIGEMTKSRRVLNFKVITANGRLIVPAERLRQALGPNWMKSTKLTQIQFKNGRFVIHGNGWGHGVGLCQWGA; encoded by the coding sequence ATGAAACGGCGGTTCATTTTTTTTGCCTTGTTTGCCTGGTGCGTCCCGGCCGGAGCCCACGAAATCCGCGTTTTGCTGGACCATATTTCCCAGGGTGATTTGCATGTGGAGGTTCCCGAGGGAGGCTTCACGGTCACGCGCCAGGACGGGCAGATTCCGGTCAGTCAAGAGGGCGCTCTTCGCGTAGCCGACGGCTTGATCGTCACCTCCAACGACGGCCGCCATCTTTATTGGCGGGGCAAGCCTTATCGCGGCCGCCTCGAAGTCACCCGCATGCCGGACGGGCGCATGGGTCTGGTCAATGTGCTGGATATCGAGGACTATTTGTACGGCGTTTTAGCCAGCGAAGTGGATACCAAAACTTGGCCCATGGAGGCGCTCAAGGCTCAAGCCGTGGCTTCGCGATCCTACGCCTTGCACAAAATCGGGATGGACCCTTTGGCTTCGTTCAATATCGGAACAAAGTCCAGCCATCAGGTTTATTGGGGAGCCGGGGTCGAGGATACGCGCGCCAAAGAGGCGGTGGATGAAACCCGGGGTTTGGTGTTGTTGGATGATCAAGGGGCGGTTGTTGCGGGCTATTTTCATTCTTGCTGCGGCGGACGAACCGAAGATATACGCGATGTCTGGGGCGGCTCCGTGAACAATATTATTTCCGTCAGCGATTTCGGCTCTTGCCAGATGAGCCCTCATTACAGCTGGGCCACGACGTTGCCGCTCGCCGAACTCGGCGCGGTTTTAAGGCGCTTGGGGTATACGTTCCATGAGCCGATCAAAAGTTTTTTAATCGGCGAAATGACCAAGAGCCGGCGCGTTTTAAATTTCAAAGTGATCACGGCCAACGGGCGCCTGATCGTTCCCGCGGAACGGCTCAGGCAGGCCTTGGGCCCCAATTGGATGAAATCCACTAAATTGACGCAAATTCAGTTTAAAAACGGGCGCTTCGTCATTCACGGCAACGGCTGGGGCCATGGGGTCGGCTTATGCCAGTGGGGAGC
- a CDS encoding crossover junction endodeoxyribonuclease RuvC, giving the protein MIFVSYVDAMIILGIDPGWDRCGWAKLRVAQGSNARRSEKPELLECGVITTERGRPRTERLTDLYGQACRLFRKAPRPQHVAVEEIHLPPQGYRISNLLHLGEARGVLMLAAGQTGLAISEIHPLTVKSAVTGSARSSKQDVARFLKFLVGSVPSGQLDDTTDAVAIALTAALSVKSPLLASVS; this is encoded by the coding sequence TTGATTTTTGTATCCTACGTCGACGCCATGATTATTTTGGGCATTGATCCGGGATGGGACCGTTGCGGCTGGGCCAAGCTGCGCGTTGCGCAAGGTTCGAATGCCCGGCGCAGCGAAAAGCCGGAACTTTTGGAATGCGGCGTCATCACCACCGAGCGCGGCCGGCCCAGAACCGAGCGTTTGACGGATCTTTATGGCCAAGCCTGCCGTTTGTTTAGAAAAGCGCCCCGGCCGCAGCATGTCGCCGTTGAAGAAATTCATTTGCCTCCCCAGGGTTATCGGATTTCCAATTTGCTTCATTTGGGCGAAGCGCGGGGCGTGTTGATGCTGGCCGCCGGGCAGACCGGACTCGCCATTTCCGAGATTCATCCCTTGACCGTCAAATCCGCGGTCACCGGATCGGCGCGCTCCAGCAAACAGGATGTGGCCAGATTTTTGAAATTTCTCGTGGGCAGCGTGCCTTCGGGGCAACTAGACGATACGACGGATGCCGTGGCCATCGCGTTGACCGCGGCGTTGAGCGTCAAATCTCCTTTGCTCGCCTCTGTTTCTTGA
- a CDS encoding YebC/PmpR family DNA-binding transcriptional regulator has product MGGHSHWAGIKHKKAALDAKKGKVYTRIIREIVIAARESGGNPETNPRLRKAMDDARTANMPSDNIDRAILRGLGKLPGATIEEVRFEGYGPGGVAVMVEATTDNKNRTTSEIRKIFSSSGGSLGEAGSVSWVFQQKGYIEVEKAKVAEEKIFEVAIDGGAEDVKADEKEIFKVLSNPKDFERVKKALEAAQIPMMSAEVTYLPTNEVPLTGGDAEKVLSLMESLEEHDDVKNVYANYNVPDEILAQRQ; this is encoded by the coding sequence ATGGGTGGACATAGTCATTGGGCCGGCATTAAGCATAAAAAGGCGGCCTTGGATGCCAAAAAGGGGAAGGTTTATACCCGGATTATCCGGGAAATCGTCATCGCCGCCAGAGAATCAGGCGGCAATCCCGAGACTAATCCCCGTTTAAGAAAGGCCATGGATGACGCCCGAACGGCCAATATGCCTTCGGACAATATCGATCGGGCAATTTTGCGCGGCTTGGGCAAGCTTCCCGGCGCCACCATCGAAGAGGTGCGTTTTGAGGGCTACGGGCCCGGCGGCGTGGCCGTGATGGTGGAGGCGACCACGGACAATAAAAACCGCACGACATCTGAAATTCGCAAAATTTTCAGCTCAAGCGGCGGGTCCTTGGGCGAGGCCGGATCCGTTTCCTGGGTGTTTCAGCAAAAGGGTTATATCGAAGTCGAGAAAGCCAAGGTCGCGGAAGAGAAAATTTTTGAGGTGGCGATCGACGGCGGCGCCGAGGACGTGAAGGCGGATGAAAAAGAGATTTTTAAGGTTCTGTCGAACCCTAAAGATTTTGAGCGCGTGAAAAAGGCCCTTGAAGCGGCTCAAATCCCGATGATGTCGGCCGAAGTCACGTATTTGCCAACCAACGAAGTTCCTCTAACGGGCGGCGACGCCGAGAAAGTTCTCTCCTTGATGGAGTCGTTGGAAGAGCACGACGACGTTAAAAACGTTTACGCCAACTACAACGTCCCCGACGAAATCCTCGCTCAGCGTCAATAG
- the ruvB gene encoding Holliday junction branch migration DNA helicase RuvB — protein sequence MEKEIPRKNPDAKKPQVPENIEALLRPQTLAEFVGQAQLKENLSIYIQAAKKRKEPMDHALFYAPPGLGKTTLAHILSREMGVNIRVTSGPILTKLGDLAGLLTTLEEGDVLFIDEIHRLNRAIEEALYPVMEDFTFYIHTGGRAGGMGSTQLKLAIPRFTLIGATTRAGLLTGPLRDRFGIIGHLNFYDIQDMSQIITRSGRILGMRLIPEASDILAKRCRRTPRVANRILKRVRDFAHVLNNGQVSPDLVREALKRMEIDDLGLDPMDRRFLLIIINHFDGGPVGLETLAASLQEEADTITDIYEPYLIQEGFLSRTSKGRVATEKAFGHLGIKRRAARSATPVPEAPSLS from the coding sequence ATGGAAAAAGAAATTCCCCGCAAGAATCCCGACGCCAAAAAGCCTCAGGTTCCGGAAAATATCGAGGCCTTGCTTCGCCCTCAGACCTTGGCTGAATTCGTGGGCCAGGCGCAGCTTAAAGAAAATTTGTCGATTTACATCCAAGCCGCCAAAAAGAGAAAGGAGCCCATGGATCACGCTCTTTTCTATGCGCCTCCGGGTTTGGGGAAAACCACCTTGGCCCATATTTTGTCCAGGGAAATGGGCGTCAATATCCGCGTGACATCAGGCCCGATTTTGACCAAATTGGGGGATTTAGCCGGACTCTTGACCACCCTCGAAGAGGGCGACGTTCTTTTTATCGACGAGATTCACCGGCTTAACCGCGCCATCGAAGAGGCGCTGTATCCGGTGATGGAGGATTTCACCTTTTATATCCATACGGGCGGCCGGGCCGGGGGCATGGGTTCGACTCAGCTGAAATTGGCGATCCCAAGATTCACTTTGATCGGGGCTACGACCAGGGCGGGACTCTTGACCGGGCCTTTGCGCGATCGCTTCGGCATTATCGGGCATTTGAATTTCTACGACATTCAAGACATGTCTCAAATCATCACGCGCTCCGGGCGTATTCTGGGCATGCGCTTGATTCCCGAGGCTTCGGATATTCTGGCTAAACGATGCCGGCGCACGCCCAGAGTGGCGAACCGAATTCTAAAGCGCGTGCGCGATTTCGCCCATGTTTTAAACAACGGACAGGTGAGCCCGGACTTGGTCCGCGAGGCCTTAAAGCGCATGGAAATCGATGATTTGGGTCTTGATCCCATGGACCGGCGTTTTCTGCTGATCATCATCAATCATTTTGACGGGGGCCCCGTGGGCTTGGAGACCTTGGCCGCCAGCCTCCAGGAGGAGGCGGACACCATTACGGATATTTACGAGCCTTACCTGATTCAGGAGGGCTTTTTAAGCCGCACTTCCAAAGGGCGCGTGGCCACGGAAAAGGCGTTCGGGCATTTAGGCATCAAGCGCCGCGCGGCGCGCTCCGCAACGCCGGTTCCTGAAGCGCCTTCGTTGAGCTGA
- the secD gene encoding protein translocase subunit SecD: MKDLQIRLSIIGIAFLVGVGFLFPSFLWYLKSPDLRRELERTKNVPRRLIRLGLDLRGGTHLLMELDLDEVAKQGESKITAQDALDRAVEIIRNRVDQFGVSEPFIAKQGDRFIVVQLPGISDPRRAKDIIGKTALLEFRMIDDSKAAQDALEKIREFGEPWDEKGVLKPEAAKLLPKDTQLFLSRSGEDYYILKPTELTGATLINARAEIGEFRMPHVSFVFNAEGGKIFGQLTAKNVGKNMAIVLDGRVQSAPVIRERIGGGRGIIEGGFGDQEARDLALVLRAGALPAPVRIAEERTVGPSLGEDSIRKGLMASSIGFGFVFIFMLVYYRFSGAVANICFLFNILLTVAGLAAFNATLTLPGLAGLALTIGMAMDANILIFERIREELKLGKSTRVALDQGYDMAVGTIIDTNITTLIAAFFLFQFGSGPIKGFAVTLTLGIIASMFTAVYISRTLYLFYYENNREAKSISI; the protein is encoded by the coding sequence GTGAAAGATCTCCAAATCCGCCTTTCCATCATCGGCATCGCTTTTCTGGTGGGCGTCGGTTTTCTTTTCCCTTCTTTTTTGTGGTATTTAAAATCTCCTGACTTGCGGCGCGAGTTGGAGCGCACCAAAAACGTTCCCCGCCGGCTGATCAGGCTGGGCCTTGATTTGCGCGGGGGAACCCATCTGCTGATGGAGCTTGATCTCGATGAAGTGGCCAAGCAGGGGGAATCCAAAATTACGGCCCAAGACGCTTTGGATCGCGCGGTGGAGATTATCCGCAACCGCGTGGATCAATTCGGGGTATCAGAGCCTTTCATCGCCAAACAGGGCGACCGGTTCATCGTGGTCCAGCTCCCCGGCATTTCCGATCCCCGCCGGGCCAAGGATATTATCGGCAAGACCGCGCTTCTGGAGTTTCGCATGATTGATGATTCGAAGGCCGCTCAAGACGCCCTGGAAAAAATTCGCGAATTCGGGGAGCCTTGGGATGAGAAAGGCGTTTTAAAGCCGGAAGCGGCCAAGCTGCTGCCGAAAGACACGCAGTTATTTTTATCGCGAAGCGGGGAGGATTATTACATCCTGAAACCCACGGAATTGACGGGCGCGACTTTAATCAATGCCCGAGCTGAAATCGGAGAGTTTCGGATGCCGCATGTTTCGTTTGTTTTTAACGCGGAGGGCGGCAAGATTTTCGGGCAATTGACGGCTAAAAACGTGGGCAAGAACATGGCCATCGTGCTGGACGGACGGGTGCAATCGGCGCCGGTGATCAGGGAAAGAATCGGCGGCGGGCGCGGCATCATCGAAGGCGGCTTCGGCGATCAGGAAGCCAGGGATTTGGCCCTGGTTTTGCGCGCCGGCGCCTTGCCCGCGCCGGTCAGGATCGCGGAGGAGCGCACCGTGGGCCCGAGCTTGGGCGAAGATTCCATACGCAAGGGCCTGATGGCTTCTTCCATCGGGTTCGGCTTTGTTTTTATCTTTATGCTGGTTTATTACCGCTTCAGCGGTGCGGTGGCGAACATCTGTTTTCTTTTCAATATTCTGCTGACCGTCGCCGGCTTGGCCGCTTTCAACGCCACTTTGACCTTGCCGGGTTTGGCCGGTTTGGCGTTGACCATCGGCATGGCCATGGACGCCAATATTTTGATTTTTGAGCGCATTCGGGAGGAATTGAAGTTGGGCAAGTCGACGCGCGTGGCCTTGGATCAAGGCTACGACATGGCGGTCGGCACCATCATCGACACCAATATCACCACGCTCATCGCCGCTTTTTTTCTGTTTCAATTCGGCTCCGGCCCGATCAAAGGTTTCGCCGTGACGCTGACCTTGGGCATCATCGCCTCGATGTTCACGGCCGTCTACATCAGCAGGACTCTCTATCTTTTTTATTATGAAAACAACAGAGAAGCAAAATCCATCTCCATCTAA